The following proteins come from a genomic window of Brevibacillus antibioticus:
- a CDS encoding nucleic acid/nucleotide deaminase domain-containing protein, whose product MHVTVGTQASLYFPDATGKHAMVLGSVRKNGDSCAKTSNPNIRYFGTEHGSELELSPTAINIVSGNKEPLKLTIDDNVGITMTSHKKLVLNAKEEILLYTPKRIVIHAQSQFLAKKTSAKSGFTIESEYHFLGAVVQAVGRDRTTFPPYNDEPQKGTPPPPDPPFNWGKLLVGVVAAVAIVGFVALSVATFGAGAVIGAAAVGAALGAIGGVVTTASSDIANGKMSSAYDYLISATQGAVIGAICGAIFGPAAGIGGGAVIPMTGGQTALSLGSGMFIGGSSGYIDYTIRALWDGRTPNAGKALESFAVGVMFGGAFTLGASWLSQGLSKIKGMGKGGAAPKSEGTGNGGSRASGTQTGHAENDIPDKNASPKVANSDSGHSNQSIPPKGKPDTTKKDDLQGKNKPDAEGTGEVPKPRSGKDLLSNIEKVVYGESDLSKIAIDFRKANKMTSPQRNIAVFEYLDENGNLVRKAFASNADDHSEIVGMKFLKENNIRNEAVKRIYSEREPCILTETNRGNCAEEIKNAFPNVKVEYSIDYGETKELGKRAKEEMKELIEQYVGNIDQLTKKRKK is encoded by the coding sequence TTGCATGTCACGGTGGGCACACAGGCCAGCCTGTACTTTCCCGATGCGACGGGCAAACATGCAATGGTGCTGGGCAGCGTGCGCAAAAACGGGGACAGCTGTGCGAAAACAAGCAACCCGAACATTCGGTACTTTGGCACGGAGCACGGAAGCGAGCTGGAGCTGTCGCCTACTGCGATTAACATCGTTAGCGGCAACAAGGAGCCGTTGAAGCTGACCATTGACGACAACGTCGGAATTACCATGACCAGCCATAAAAAGCTGGTGCTCAACGCCAAGGAAGAGATTTTGTTGTATACGCCGAAGCGAATCGTGATCCATGCGCAAAGCCAGTTTCTCGCCAAGAAAACCAGTGCAAAGAGCGGGTTTACAATCGAGAGTGAATACCACTTTCTCGGGGCTGTGGTTCAGGCAGTAGGACGAGACAGAACGACGTTTCCGCCCTATAACGATGAACCGCAGAAGGGAACGCCACCACCGCCTGATCCGCCGTTTAACTGGGGGAAGCTGTTAGTCGGCGTGGTAGCTGCTGTAGCGATAGTAGGGTTTGTGGCATTGTCGGTAGCCACGTTTGGTGCCGGTGCAGTTATTGGAGCAGCAGCGGTAGGGGCAGCCCTCGGAGCGATTGGAGGAGTTGTCACGACCGCCTCATCCGATATTGCCAACGGGAAGATGAGTAGCGCTTACGACTATTTAATAAGCGCCACACAGGGAGCCGTGATTGGTGCGATATGCGGAGCCATATTTGGTCCAGCCGCAGGGATAGGTGGAGGAGCGGTCATCCCCATGACAGGTGGTCAAACGGCATTGAGTCTCGGTTCCGGTATGTTTATTGGTGGGTCATCGGGTTATATTGACTACACGATACGAGCACTGTGGGATGGGCGCACGCCGAATGCGGGCAAAGCTTTAGAATCTTTTGCAGTTGGGGTTATGTTCGGAGGTGCCTTCACGCTTGGAGCGTCCTGGCTATCGCAAGGACTTAGCAAGATTAAGGGAATGGGCAAAGGTGGAGCTGCGCCGAAGAGCGAGGGCACAGGGAATGGTGGATCTCGTGCCTCGGGAACCCAAACGGGACATGCTGAAAACGACATTCCTGATAAAAATGCTTCACCTAAGGTAGCGAACAGCGATTCAGGGCATTCGAATCAATCTATACCTCCTAAGGGTAAGCCTGATACTACAAAGAAAGATGATCTTCAAGGGAAAAACAAGCCAGATGCTGAGGGGACGGGAGAAGTTCCTAAACCAAGATCCGGGAAAGATTTGCTTTCGAATATTGAAAAAGTAGTTTATGGAGAAAGTGATTTATCCAAAATAGCAATTGATTTCAGGAAAGCTAACAAAATGACAAGTCCTCAAAGAAATATTGCTGTATTTGAATACTTAGATGAGAATGGAAATTTGGTTAGAAAAGCATTTGCAAGTAATGCTGATGATCACTCGGAAATTGTAGGTATGAAATTTTTAAAGGAAAATAATATTCGGAATGAAGCAGTAAAAAGAATATACTCGGAAAGAGAACCATGTATCTTAACAGAAACTAATCGTGGAAATTGTGCGGAAGAAATTAAAAATGCATTTCCTAATGTCAAAGTTGAGTACAGCATTGACTATGGTGAAACAAAAGAACTTGGTAAACGAGCAAAGGAAGAGATGAAGGAGCTTATAGAGCAGTATGTTGGAAATATAGATCAACTTACCAAAAAAAGAAAAAAATAG
- a CDS encoding DUF4280 domain-containing protein, with translation MQEGPRYVVRGAKIRCNCGSHQRRINLPVSHGSYVNEKPMMNLEDYKPVENIAHFGICQSPTNQNNSIIYLIAEDGQNISGKPCTPTICAPWIKVKDDTKVAGKAALTTESLLICGYDGVIRFFSDGQHDE, from the coding sequence ATGCAGGAAGGACCGCGTTATGTGGTAAGAGGGGCAAAAATACGTTGCAATTGCGGCAGCCATCAGAGAAGGATTAACCTACCTGTCAGCCACGGCTCGTACGTAAACGAAAAACCAATGATGAACCTAGAGGATTACAAACCGGTAGAGAACATCGCGCATTTTGGCATTTGTCAGAGTCCAACCAATCAAAATAATTCCATCATCTATCTGATTGCAGAAGACGGGCAGAACATATCCGGCAAGCCCTGCACCCCAACGATCTGCGCTCCTTGGATCAAGGTGAAAGACGATACAAAAGTGGCAGGCAAGGCAGCTCTGACAACCGAATCCCTCCTAATCTGCGGATACGATGGCGTCATCAGGTTCTTCTCAGACGGACAGCATGACGAGTAA
- a CDS encoding phage tail protein, whose product MSQSVLTYANIYISPYQFEKITHLNLIKQMNDHIKLTLSGIVPEEKVDQYVERADENERIEVFVQDGSWKRILFQGIVTKLFVHAARDVRSITIEAYSATLQMDVAKKTRSFQNKQLAYRDMFAHITGEYTGGDVVDEASGGKQIGGLLVQYKETDWEFAKRLASHFHAPLVPVCTQKGLRYFVGVPDLGEPLRLEEYNYTIKKNLMEYKLKSENDKQGISEQNTISYEVTSNKILDLCSPLTFQRHTLYVYRAETRIEQGILVTHYVLRDQKGLGCLTLFPTELAGSSLFGKILDVSKDTVKVHLSVDEKQPVGEAIWFPYSTVYSSPDGSGWYCMPEIGDEVRLYFPDAKERNAFAASSVNLQSSDPQKRSDPSVKSISTKYGKQIIFQPGAIEIIGNGKLLMRLTDDGGIEINSDKKIILTAKEDIEITGGDKVVIHGEAGVDMKQADATLSIIDDVILSGAKVHIK is encoded by the coding sequence ATGAGCCAATCTGTCCTTACGTATGCAAACATTTATATTTCGCCCTATCAATTCGAAAAGATAACCCATTTGAATCTGATCAAACAGATGAACGATCATATCAAACTGACTCTCAGTGGAATCGTGCCCGAAGAAAAGGTAGATCAGTACGTCGAGCGAGCGGATGAGAATGAAAGAATCGAAGTGTTTGTTCAAGACGGCAGTTGGAAACGCATTTTGTTCCAAGGTATTGTGACGAAACTGTTTGTTCATGCGGCCAGAGATGTCAGAAGTATCACCATTGAGGCATATAGCGCAACCTTACAAATGGATGTTGCGAAGAAAACCCGTTCCTTCCAAAACAAGCAGCTGGCTTATCGCGACATGTTTGCACATATCACCGGAGAGTATACCGGGGGCGATGTGGTCGATGAAGCTTCAGGCGGCAAGCAGATCGGGGGATTGCTCGTTCAATACAAGGAAACCGATTGGGAGTTTGCGAAGCGACTGGCTTCTCATTTTCACGCTCCACTAGTGCCGGTCTGCACACAAAAAGGACTGAGGTATTTTGTTGGAGTCCCTGATTTGGGTGAACCGCTAAGGCTTGAGGAATACAATTACACCATCAAAAAGAACCTGATGGAATACAAGCTGAAATCGGAAAACGACAAGCAAGGCATCAGTGAGCAAAACACGATTAGTTATGAAGTTACGAGTAACAAAATACTGGATTTGTGTAGTCCGCTTACGTTTCAGAGGCATACGCTTTACGTCTATAGAGCCGAGACTCGAATCGAACAGGGGATTTTGGTCACCCACTACGTCTTGCGCGATCAAAAAGGGTTAGGATGTCTCACTCTTTTTCCCACAGAGTTGGCTGGCTCCTCTCTATTCGGAAAGATTTTGGATGTCTCTAAAGACACAGTAAAAGTACATCTGTCTGTCGACGAAAAACAACCTGTTGGTGAGGCGATTTGGTTTCCTTATTCCACTGTGTACTCGTCCCCTGACGGAAGCGGCTGGTATTGCATGCCGGAGATCGGGGATGAGGTTCGCCTGTATTTTCCCGATGCAAAGGAGAGGAATGCTTTTGCCGCAAGCTCGGTGAATCTGCAATCCTCTGATCCTCAAAAGCGGAGCGACCCCTCTGTTAAGAGCATCAGCACCAAATACGGCAAGCAAATTATCTTCCAGCCAGGAGCGATCGAGATTATCGGTAACGGTAAGCTGTTGATGCGCCTGACAGATGATGGCGGCATTGAGATCAACAGCGACAAGAAAATCATTTTGACGGCCAAGGAGGATATTGAAATCACAGGGGGCGACAAGGTGGTCATACATGGAGAAGCAGGCGTAGACATGAAGCAGGCCGATGCCACCCTGAGCATCATAGACGATGTGATCTTGAGCGGAGCGAAGGTACATATCAAATGA
- a CDS encoding sensor histidine kinase, whose protein sequence is MNLRNKLIFQYVRQLFGFLLVLLLFLIIAMMGLGWRIMNMQLSIDLSRLDASDLTLKIDYEGERIRVEPEIEKSVARHQGWLQIIDKHGKILYNYRTPADVPSQFGPGEWISYVEDRDASHYHVTHWVINQSEENLIILYGIPAPEKEMMQRLIAAKTGTSKETWDELNKSFSQEKAWYLVYDRTGKLIHQWNHPDASARLDMTEALQNGETEKNVPVRITSRYDTKSDLTYIVGTPNPNYQSGVQETSEDAMVKETFLQIGILLILVVLFAGSWYAWRVGKPLLHMVNWLERLAQGRYEEPIGKKGKPIGRNWRGKEKKSFRVFKEVFDALRHLSETLRSNEKLQQEIEQTREEWITGLSHDLKTPLSSIYGYATFLESEQYEWERKEVSEFGKTIREKSDYMNGLIEDLNLTYRLKNQALPMVKQPVAIVETIRRIVVDMVNDPSSSLHDIEFSANVQSITTEVDPIWFRRIIVNILTNAVKYSPAGTHVLVEIQSVATDQFVVKIADNGPGMDETTLANLFERYYRGGHTGEDTSGTGLGMAIAKQLVLAHGGEITVDSKLGSGTVVVMTFPAVIS, encoded by the coding sequence ATGAATTTGCGGAACAAGCTGATTTTTCAATATGTCCGGCAACTGTTCGGATTTCTCCTCGTCTTGCTGCTATTTCTGATTATCGCGATGATGGGGTTAGGCTGGCGGATCATGAACATGCAATTGTCCATCGATTTGTCCAGGCTGGATGCGTCTGATTTGACATTGAAGATTGACTACGAGGGGGAGCGTATTCGCGTCGAGCCGGAAATCGAGAAGAGCGTGGCGAGACATCAAGGCTGGTTGCAGATTATCGACAAGCACGGAAAAATTCTGTACAACTATCGGACACCTGCTGACGTTCCCAGTCAATTTGGGCCAGGAGAGTGGATTAGTTATGTAGAAGACCGTGATGCTTCTCACTATCACGTCACGCACTGGGTTATAAACCAATCTGAAGAAAATCTGATCATCCTCTATGGAATACCTGCTCCAGAAAAAGAAATGATGCAGCGCCTGATCGCAGCAAAAACGGGAACGAGCAAGGAGACATGGGACGAGTTGAACAAAAGCTTTTCCCAAGAAAAGGCATGGTACTTGGTATATGATCGTACGGGGAAACTCATCCATCAATGGAATCACCCGGATGCTTCAGCCCGGTTAGACATGACGGAAGCTCTTCAGAACGGTGAGACAGAAAAAAATGTTCCTGTTCGTATCACTAGTCGATATGACACGAAGAGCGACTTGACGTACATAGTGGGCACTCCGAATCCAAACTATCAGTCTGGTGTCCAAGAAACGTCTGAGGATGCGATGGTTAAGGAAACGTTCCTTCAGATCGGTATTCTTTTGATCCTGGTCGTTTTATTCGCAGGCAGCTGGTATGCGTGGCGGGTAGGAAAGCCGCTCTTGCACATGGTGAATTGGTTGGAACGATTGGCCCAAGGCCGCTATGAGGAGCCCATCGGGAAAAAAGGGAAGCCGATTGGAAGGAATTGGCGAGGGAAAGAAAAGAAGTCATTTCGTGTTTTCAAGGAGGTGTTTGACGCTCTCCGGCATCTGAGTGAAACTTTGCGCTCCAATGAAAAGCTTCAGCAAGAGATCGAGCAGACGCGAGAGGAATGGATTACCGGGCTCTCCCATGATCTCAAGACACCGCTGAGCTCGATTTACGGTTATGCTACCTTTTTGGAATCGGAACAGTATGAGTGGGAAAGAAAAGAAGTCAGCGAATTTGGGAAAACGATACGGGAAAAGTCAGATTACATGAACGGGCTGATTGAAGATTTGAATTTGACCTATCGACTCAAGAACCAAGCTTTGCCGATGGTCAAACAACCTGTCGCGATCGTAGAAACGATTCGCAGGATTGTGGTGGATATGGTGAACGATCCGAGCTCGTCCTTGCATGACATCGAATTTTCGGCGAATGTCCAATCGATAACGACCGAGGTCGATCCAATCTGGTTTCGCCGCATCATCGTCAACATTTTGACAAACGCGGTCAAGTATTCACCGGCAGGTACACACGTGCTCGTAGAAATACAGTCGGTTGCAACCGATCAGTTTGTGGTCAAAATCGCGGACAATGGTCCGGGCATGGACGAGACGACACTGGCCAATCTGTTCGAAAGATACTACCGAGGTGGGCATACAGGAGAGGATACCAGTGGGACAGGGCTTGGCATGGCGATAGCCAAGCAGCTCGTTTTGGCGCACGGGGGAGAAATTACGGTGGACAGTAAGCTAGGTAGCGGAACTGTTGTCGTGATGACCTTTCCTGCGGTTATCAGCTAG
- a CDS encoding response regulator transcription factor, whose product MEKEARILLVDDEEAILQMLQTVLKKEGFVQIDTCTTAAEAIRLVEEKTYDLLILDVMLPDKNGFELCGAVRQRTKAPIFFLTAKGTDFDKLSGFAYGADDYITKPFHPLEVVARMKAHLRRTLGGAAPSQEEKRFDFGRFQVNVEAAELFVNGERVDCPAQVFSLLVFFCQNPNRVFTKEQLYDHVWKDEYGMFDENTVMVHIHKLRQRIEENPGQPKLLVTVRGLGYKLVSPARQS is encoded by the coding sequence ATGGAGAAAGAAGCAAGAATCTTACTGGTAGATGATGAAGAAGCGATATTGCAGATGCTCCAAACAGTGCTGAAAAAGGAAGGCTTTGTCCAGATCGACACATGTACGACAGCGGCAGAGGCGATTCGTCTCGTAGAGGAAAAGACATACGACTTGTTGATACTGGATGTCATGCTACCTGATAAAAATGGATTTGAGCTGTGCGGAGCAGTGCGCCAGCGAACGAAGGCACCGATCTTTTTTCTGACAGCAAAGGGCACGGATTTTGATAAATTAAGCGGGTTTGCTTATGGGGCGGATGATTACATAACGAAGCCGTTTCATCCATTAGAGGTCGTTGCCCGGATGAAGGCTCATCTGCGTAGAACCTTGGGGGGAGCTGCTCCATCGCAGGAAGAAAAGCGCTTTGATTTTGGGCGTTTTCAAGTAAATGTGGAGGCAGCCGAGCTGTTCGTGAACGGAGAACGAGTGGACTGCCCGGCGCAAGTATTTTCGCTGCTCGTCTTTTTCTGCCAGAATCCGAACCGGGTATTTACGAAAGAACAACTTTACGATCATGTATGGAAAGACGAGTACGGGATGTTTGATGAAAATACAGTCATGGTTCACATTCACAAGCTGCGTCAGCGCATAGAAGAAAATCCAGGTCAGCCAAAGCTTCTGGTCACAGTGAGAGGTCTGGGCTACAAGCTGGTTAGTCCAGCAAGACAGTCATGA
- a CDS encoding ABC transporter permease, whose translation MMKEKGADSPMWAICQHEFFRLFKSIKSLITVAFIVGISYLVSDLVNQAADLLPQKELAQGHALGIFALIMLFGPLFVFSLSHDVINRELAGRTIRFLVTRTSRNQIILGKFLGVAFFWLTCMIITFGVVFATVQTFDAKTFYLCVSLLIYCISLALLLSLVIPRPSYTMFLGIVIALIMPGLGLWSTFSSHPAAPWIKYLTPFSFMEKGGAWTGFIWLYAAAFLIASMYLFRRRDC comes from the coding sequence ATGATGAAGGAGAAAGGAGCGGATTCACCTATGTGGGCTATTTGCCAACACGAATTTTTTCGGTTGTTTAAAAGTATCAAATCGTTAATTACCGTTGCCTTTATCGTCGGCATCTCGTACTTGGTTTCTGACCTCGTCAATCAGGCAGCAGACTTACTGCCACAAAAGGAGCTGGCGCAGGGACACGCGCTTGGTATCTTTGCACTCATCATGCTGTTCGGGCCCTTGTTTGTATTCAGCCTGTCTCATGATGTCATAAATCGTGAGCTAGCGGGCAGGACGATTCGCTTTCTCGTCACCCGGACTTCACGTAATCAGATCATTTTAGGGAAATTTCTCGGAGTGGCGTTCTTTTGGCTAACCTGCATGATTATTACGTTTGGCGTAGTTTTCGCCACCGTACAAACGTTTGACGCCAAGACCTTTTACCTCTGCGTATCCCTGCTTATCTATTGCATCTCGCTGGCACTGCTGCTCTCCCTCGTGATACCTCGGCCCAGCTACACGATGTTTTTGGGAATTGTGATCGCACTGATCATGCCAGGTCTCGGACTGTGGAGCACCTTCTCCAGTCACCCAGCAGCACCATGGATTAAATATTTGACACCCTTTTCATTTATGGAAAAAGGCGGCGCTTGGACCGGCTTCATTTGGCTCTATGCAGCAGCTTTCCTGATCGCTTCAATGTACTTATTCCGACGGAGGGATTGTTAA
- a CDS encoding ABC transporter ATP-binding protein has product MAMIETIQLNKRFGNRTVVNDVSLTVHSGEIFGFLGRNGAGKSTFINMLTGILIPTAGTIRMFGEDAPTEGWKKRIGVLPDYSTFYDHLSPAEHLHYFARVKGVTLTKEECMRILTDVELEEHASRKAKTFSFGMKKKLGIAQALVGDPELVFLDEPTSGVDVESALHIQNLLHKLHQRGKTIFMTSHNLNEVEKICTRIAIMKSGKISSLGTLDELQAAHQTWRSVNVRHSAFTTEDSGNLRTFIESLGRNTIWEGSRLSIQVDDDQKVATLVRALVQARVDIYGVNVEVPSLERIFMGEESHDA; this is encoded by the coding sequence ATGGCAATGATCGAGACTATACAGTTGAACAAACGCTTTGGCAATCGCACGGTCGTGAATGACGTCAGTCTTACTGTGCACAGCGGGGAGATTTTCGGTTTCCTCGGTCGAAACGGCGCGGGAAAATCGACCTTTATTAATATGCTGACAGGCATTCTAATTCCGACAGCGGGCACCATTCGCATGTTTGGAGAGGATGCCCCTACAGAGGGATGGAAAAAACGAATCGGCGTACTGCCGGATTACTCCACCTTCTACGACCATTTATCTCCTGCGGAGCACCTGCACTATTTCGCTCGGGTAAAAGGCGTCACACTCACAAAGGAAGAATGTATGCGCATCCTGACAGACGTTGAGCTTGAGGAGCATGCATCCCGCAAAGCCAAAACCTTTTCCTTTGGGATGAAAAAGAAGCTGGGCATTGCCCAAGCCTTAGTCGGAGACCCGGAGCTCGTCTTCCTAGATGAACCTACTTCTGGCGTAGACGTCGAATCAGCCCTGCATATTCAAAATTTGCTGCACAAGCTCCACCAACGAGGAAAAACGATTTTCATGACCTCACACAATTTGAATGAAGTCGAGAAAATCTGTACCCGCATCGCCATCATGAAAAGTGGAAAAATCAGTTCACTCGGCACTCTCGATGAGCTGCAAGCTGCCCATCAGACATGGCGATCTGTGAACGTACGCCACTCGGCTTTCACCACGGAGGATTCTGGAAACCTTCGCACCTTTATCGAGTCCCTCGGGCGCAATACGATTTGGGAAGGCAGTCGTCTCTCGATCCAGGTCGATGACGATCAAAAAGTGGCAACCCTCGTTCGTGCTCTTGTTCAGGCACGCGTGGATATTTATGGCGTGAATGTTGAAGTACCTTCTCTCGAACGAATTTTTATGGGGGAAGAGTCTCATGATGCTTAA